The following are encoded together in the Glycine max cultivar Williams 82 chromosome 8, Glycine_max_v4.0, whole genome shotgun sequence genome:
- the LOC100777852 gene encoding FT-interacting protein 7, with product MMNKLVVEVVEASDLMPKDGEGSASPFVEVKFDEQQHSTETRHKDLNPCWNEKLVFNINNPRDLAHKTIEVVVYNNNHNDRNHNNFLGRVRLSGSSIPLSESQASVERYPLEKRGLFSNIRGDIALRCYTLHDHHHHAHAAAEHHHHHPQVDTPPPPAAAAAAAEEEEEEYQDTPFQEINPNMNTVLDEESAVGGGDKKKKKMQKKEKEVRTFHSIPAAPAMETTQRRVDFAKAGPPNVMLMQQIPKQNPEYSLVETSPPLAARLRYRGGRDKISTTYDLVEQMNYLYVNVVKARDLPVKDITGSLDPYVEVKLGNYKGLTKHLDKNQNPVWNQIFAFSKDRLQSNLLEVTVKDKDIVKDDFVGRVMFDLTEVPLRVPPDSPLAPQWYILEDKKGQKIHNNGEIMLAVWMGTQADESFPEAWHSDAHNISHSNLANTRSKVYFSPKLYYLRVQVIEAQDLVPSDKGRAPDAIVRVQLGNQMRFTRPSQIRGINPVWNDELMFVAAEPFEDFIIVTVEDKVGSSVEILGREIISVRSVPPRHESSKKLPDSRWFNLHRPSAVGEEETEKKKDKFSSKIHLRVCLEAGYHVLDESTHFSSDLQPSSKHLRKKNIGILELGILSARNLLPMKAREGRTTDAYCVAKYGNKWVRTRTLLDTLSPRWNEQYTWEVHDPCTVITVGVFDNHHINGSSDARDQRIGKVRIRLSTLETDRVYTHFYPLLVLQPNGLKKNGELHLAVRFTCTAWVNMVAQYGRPLLPKMHYVQPIPVRHIDWLRHQAMQIVAARLSRAEPPLRREAVEYMLDVDYHMWSLRRSKANFHRIMSLLKGVTAVCKWFDDICTWRNPITTCLVHVLFLILVCYPELILPTIFLYLFVIGIWNYRFRPRNPPHMDARLSQAETAHPDELDEEFDTFPTTKPSDIVRMRYDRLRSVAGRVQTVVGDLATQGERAQAILGWRDSRATSIFIIFSLIWAVFIYITPFQVVAILIGLFMLRHPRFRSKMPSVPVNFFKRLPSKSDMLI from the coding sequence ATGATGAACAAGCTGGTGGTAGAAGTTGTGGAGGCGAGCGACCTCATGCCCAAAGATGGGGAAGGGTCAGCTAGCCCCTTTGTAGAGGTCAAGTTCGATGAGCAGCAGCACAGCACTGAAACGAGGCACAAAGACCTGAATCCTTGTTGGAATGAAAAGCTTGTGTTCAACATCAATAACCCCAGAGATCTTGCCCACAAGACAATTGAGGTGGTTGTATACAATAACAATCACAATGATCGGAACCACAATAACTTCCTTGGAAGGGTGAGACTTTCAGGCTCCTCAATCCCTCTATCGGAGTCCCAGGCCAGTGTGGAACGCTACCCACTTGAGAAACGTGGTCTCTTCTCAAATATCAGGGGAGATATTGCTCTTAGATGTTACACGCTgcatgatcatcatcatcatgctcATGCTGCTGCGGAACACCATCACCATCACCCCCAAGTAGacactcctcctcctcctgctgctgctgctgctgctgctgaggaggaggaggaggagtatCAGGACACTCCctttcaagaaataaacccCAACATGAACACGGTGCTAGATGAGGAAAGCGCGGTTGGTGGCGGggacaagaagaaaaagaagatgcaaaagaaagaaaaggaagtcAGGACTTTTCACTCTATTCCAGCAGCACCCGCGATGGAAACGACCCAAAGGAGGGTTGATTTTGCAAAAGCTGGGCCACCCAATGTAATGTTAATGCAGCAGATCCCAAAGCAAAACCCTGAGTATTCATTGGTGGAGACAAGTCCACCACTGGCGGCTCGTTTGCGCTATAGAGGAGGCCGGGACAAGATATCCACCACCTACGACTTAGTGGAACAGATGAATTACTTGTACGTCAATGTTGTCAAGGCTAGGGATCTCCCTGTTAAGGATATCACTGGTAGCCTTGACCCTTATGTGGAAGTCAAGCTTGGTAACTACAAGGGCCTCACCAAGCACTTGGACAAGAACCAGAACCCTGTCTGGAATCAAATCTTCGCCTTCTCCAAGGACAGGCTGCAATCAAATTTGCTTGAAGTCACCGTCAAGGATAAGGACATTGTCAAGGATGATTTTGTGGGGAGAGTTATGTTTGATCTCACTGAGGTTCCTCTTCGGGTACCCCCAGACAGCCCCTTGGCTCCTCAATGGTACATATTGGAGGACAAGAAGGgccaaaaaattcataataatggGGAAATCATGCTTGCGGTTTGGATGGGAACACAAGCGGATGAGTCCTTCCCCGAGGCCTGGCACTCTGATGCTCACAACATTAGTCACTCCAACCTTGCAAACACCCGCTCAAAGGTATATTTCTCGCCAAAGCTTTACTATCTTAGAGTTCAAGTAATCGAGGCTCAGGATCTTGTTCCTTCCGATAAAGGAAGGGCCCCGGACGCCATTGTTAGAGTACAGCTGGGGAATCAGATGAGATTCACAAGGCCTTCTCAAATTAGAGGCATCAACCCAGTTTGGAATGACGAGCTTATGTTTGTGGCAGCCGAACCATTTGAGGATTTTATCATTGTGACTGTTGAGGACAAAGTAGGTTCTAGTGTTGAAATCTTAGGAAGGGAGATCATTTCGGTGAGAAGTGTTCCTCCGAGACACGAGTCCAGCAAGAAGCTCCCCGATTCTCGTTGGTTCAATTTGCACAGGCCTAGTGCGGTTGGCGAGGAGGAAACAGAGAAAAAGAAGGACAAGTTCTCAAGCAAGATTCACCTCCGAGTGTGTCTTGAGGCCGGGTACCACGTCCTTGATGAGTCCACGCATTTCAGCAGTGATCTTCAGCCATCCTCCAAACATTTGAGGAAGAAAAACATTGGAATTCTCGAACTTGGGATACTGAGTGCCCGCAACTTGCTGCCCATGAAGGCCAGGGAAGGGAGGACTACCGATGCCTACTGCGTGGCCAAGTATGGCAACAAATGGGTTCGAACCAGAACTCTGCTTGACACTCTCTCCCCTCGATGGAACGAGCAATATACCTGGGAGGTTCATGATCCATGCACTGTCATCACGGTTGGGGTATTTGACAACCACCACATCAATGGGAGCAGTGATGCCAGAGATCAGAGAATTGGAAAGGTGAGAATCAGGTTGTCAACTCTGGAAACTGATAGGGTGTATACTCATTTTTATCCTCTGCTGGTTCTCCAACCCAATGGCCTCAAGAAGAATGGAGAGCTTCACTTGGCGGTGAGGTTCACCTGCACTGCATGGGTTAACATGGTAGCCCAGTATGGTAGGCCTTTGCTTCCCAAAATGCATTATGTCCAACCCATACCCGTCAGGCACATAGATTGGCTCCGCCACCAGGCCATGCAGATTGTGGCCGCTCGCCTGTCTAGAGCAGAGCCGCCCCTTAGGCGCGAAGCTGTTGAGTACATGCTCGACGTGGATTACCACATGTGGAGTCTAAGGAGAAGCAAAGCCAATTTTCATCGCATAATGTCACTCCTCAAAGGAGTTACTGCTGTTTGCAAGTGGTTTGATGACATCTGCACTTGGAGAAATCCAATCACAACCTGCCTTGTTCACGTCTTGTTCTTGATACTGGTTTGCTACCCGGAGTTGATACTGCCCACcatttttctttacttgtttGTAATCGGGATTTGGAATTACCGCTTCAGGCCAAGGAATCCACCCCACATGGATGCTAGGCTTTCACAGGCAGAGACTGCTCACCCAGATGAACTGGACGAGGAATTTGACACTTTTCCAACAACAAAGCCTTCAGATATTGTGAGAATGAGGTATGACAGATTGCGGAGTGTGGCAGGTAGAGTACAAACTGTGGTTGGAGATTTGGCTACTCAAGGAGAAAGAGCTCAAGCCATACTAGGTTGGAGAGACTCCAGGGCCACATCtatcttcatcatcttctcaCTCATTTGGGCCGTTTTCATTTACATTACTCCCTTCCAAGTGGTTGCAATTCTAATTGGCCTCTTTATGCTGCGTCATCCTCGCTTTAGGAGCAAGATGCCATCAGTACCAGTTAATTTCTTCAAGAGATTGCCTTCCAAATCAGATATGCTTATATGA